The following proteins are co-located in the Shouchella hunanensis genome:
- the upp gene encoding uracil phosphoribosyltransferase: MGKVHVLDHPLIQHKLSYIRDKTTGTKEFRELVDEVAALMAFEVTRDLPLEDADIETPVGPARVKKLAGKKLGLIPILRAGIGMSDGILNMIPAARVGHVGLYRDPETFKPIEYYVKLPKDIEERELLVIDPMLATGGSVVEAINSLKKRGAKNMRLICLVAAPEGVQYVQEEHPDVDIYLAALDEKLNEKGYIVPGLGDAGDRLFGTK, from the coding sequence ATGGGTAAGGTTCATGTACTTGATCATCCACTAATTCAGCATAAGTTATCGTATATACGAGATAAGACAACAGGTACAAAAGAGTTTCGCGAGCTCGTGGATGAAGTAGCGGCGTTAATGGCATTTGAAGTAACGAGAGATTTGCCGTTAGAGGATGCAGACATTGAAACACCTGTAGGGCCAGCACGTGTTAAAAAACTAGCTGGAAAAAAACTTGGTCTTATTCCAATTTTGCGTGCAGGCATAGGGATGTCAGATGGAATTTTAAATATGATTCCAGCAGCTCGAGTTGGCCACGTTGGACTTTATCGCGATCCAGAGACATTTAAACCAATTGAGTACTATGTTAAGCTTCCAAAAGATATTGAAGAGAGAGAACTTCTTGTAATTGATCCAATGCTTGCAACAGGTGGCTCTGTCGTCGAAGCCATTAACAGTTTAAAAAAGCGCGGCGCAAAAAATATGCGTTTGATCTGTTTAGTAGCGGCACCTGAAGGCGTTCAGTATGTACAAGAAGAACACCCAGATGTTGATATTTATCTGGCGGCTCTTGATGAAAAATTAAATGAAAAAGGTTATATTGTACCAGGGCTTGGCGATGCAGGCGACCGACTATTTGGTACGAAATAA